From Erigeron canadensis isolate Cc75 chromosome 8, C_canadensis_v1, whole genome shotgun sequence, one genomic window encodes:
- the LOC122610887 gene encoding transcription factor MYB13-like encodes MVMAAFYDKNGRKKGAWSEDEDKKLRTYIERYGHYNWRELPKLAGLSRCGKSCRLRWKNYLSPNVKLGNFSKEEEDLIVALQNKLGNKWSKIAEKLPGRSDNEIKNHWHAHLKTSTQKDQAMSSNNKDRRIGSLKKAYKSKPKVSPTNKKSNFKPQQGVENVVVNTMASSQSSPSTTATSSYCSLSDFNNATSSSHDVVTQSFEYNNIMEGDFWTEPFILDDNSSIYQSDTLLSPLDLADDYINQASYQDIMMNGSCFWSM; translated from the exons ATGGTGATGGCAGCATTTTATGACAAAAACGGACGGAAGAAAGGTGCATGGAGTGAAGACGAAGACAAGAAGCTCAGAACCTATATCGAAAGATATGGCCATTACAATTGGCGTGAACTTCCTAAGCTTGCTG GTTTGTCTAGATGCGGAAAGAGTTGTAGGTTGAGATGGAAGAATTATCTGTCCCCAAATGTGAAACTCGGAAACTTTTCAAAAGAGGAAGAAGATCTAATTGTCGCTTTACAAAACAAGCTTGGCAACAA ATGGTCAAAAATCGCTGAAAAATTGCCAGGAAGAAGTGACAATGAGATAAAAAATCATTGGCATGCACATTTGAAAACAAGCACCCAAAAAGATCAAGCAATGTCGTCAAATAATAAAGATAGAAGAATTGGAAGTTTGAAGAAGGCCTATAAGAGTAAACCTAAAGTAAGTCCAACCAACAAAAAATCAAACTTTAAACCCCAACAGGGAGTTGAAAATGTAGTAGTTAATACTATGGCTTCATCACAATCATCGCCATCAACTACCGCAACATCTTCTTATTGTTCGTTGAGTGACTTTAATAATGCAACTTCTTCAAGTCATGATGTTGTCACACAATCTTTTGAATACAATAATATTATGGAAGGAGATTTCTGGACAGAACCCTTTATACTAGATGACAACTCTAGCATCTACCAAAGTGATACTTTGTTGTCACCTTTGGATTTAGCCGATGATTACATCAACCAAGCTTCTTACCAAGATATAATGATGAATGGTTCATGTTTTTGGTCAATGTAA